A DNA window from Phragmites australis chromosome 11, lpPhrAust1.1, whole genome shotgun sequence contains the following coding sequences:
- the LOC133884310 gene encoding uncharacterized protein LOC133884310 has protein sequence MGNCACSASRYAASWTDDGEPGMWPGQQGESSEARTGVEVTIRVSKLQLQELMAKAAGGGIGGKGMTIEKVLVEIADAGEVVDGRHRRRWEPALRSIPEADES, from the coding sequence ATGGGCAACTGCGCGTGCAGCGCGTCTCGGTACGCGGCGTCGTGGACCGAcgacggcgagccggggatgtGGCCGGGGCAGCAGGGGGAGAGCAGCGAGGCGAGGACGGGCGTCGAGGTGACGATCAGGGTCAGCAAGTTGCAGCTGCAGGAGCTGATGGCGAAGGCGGCCGGGGGTGGTATCGGCGGCAAAGGGATGACGATAGAGAAGGTGCTGGTGGAGATCGCGGACGCCGGCGAGGTGGTCGACGGCCGGCACCGCCGGCGCTGGGAGCCCGCGCTGCGCAGCATCCCGGAAGCCGACGAGTCATGA
- the LOC133884141 gene encoding patellin-2-like, with product MTPSSAGEKLWCVWPTLWRGWQGQNVGGEKLWRGRAARGWSASRVASTSLFHFSLSTSISRSKFPRTPSRSVAFSTRAEETKQESAATAPEVVVTEAEKKADEPAPAEEKKADEPEPAEEKTVEVEEKAVEAEKKADDDSEEEEKADEAEEPVAADEVAVTDGTGSFKEESNLVSELPDPERMELAQYKELIAAALANGKFDLPPPPTPPAQPAAAPSTEETKPEEPAKEEAKDEASGLAPRCAAPLLRDR from the coding sequence ATGACGCCGAGCTCTGCCGGCGAAAAGCTTTGGTGCGTCTGGCCCACGCTTTGGCGCGGCTGGCAGGGCCAAAACGTGGGTGGCGAAAAGCTTTGGCGCGGGCGCGCCGCGCGCGGCTGGTCTGCGTCGCGTGTCGCGTCTACTAGTCTCTTCCACTTCTCTCTCTCCACGTCCATCTCGCGCTCCAAATTTCCCCGAACTCCATCCCGCTCTGTCGCCTTTTCCACACGCGCCGAGGAGACGAAACAAGAATCAGCCGCCACCGCGCCCGAGGTGGTCGTGACGGAGGCGGAGAAGAAGGCGGACGAGCCCGCGCcggcggaggagaagaaggcggATGAGCCCGAGCCGGCAGAGGAGAAGaccgtggaggtggaggagaaggcTGTGGAGGCGGAGAAGAAGGCCGATGACGattcagaggaggaggagaaggcggacGAGGCCGAGGAGCCAGTCGCGGCGGACGAGGTGGCCGTGACCGACGGGACCGGGTCGTTCAAGGAGGAGAGTAACCTGGTGTCCGAGCTCCCCGACCCAGAGCGCATGGAGCTCGCGCAGTACAAAGAGCTCatcgccgccgcgctcgccaACGGGAAGTTCGACCTGCCCCCACCTCCAACCCCACCGGCTCAGCCCGCCGCGGCGCCTTCGACGGAGGAGACAAAGCCGGAGGAGCCAGCTAAGGAGGAGGCGAAGGACGAGGCATCGGGCCTGGCGCCACGCTGTGCTGCTCCTCTCCTGCGCGATCGTTAG